TCGTCGCCCTTGGCGGCGAAGTCCGGCTCGTCGAACTCGGCGCGCTTGCCCAATGGCGCGCCGCTGCCCTTGGTCCGGCCGACGATCTGCTCCTGCTCGGCCAGCGGGCTGCGGTCCCAGGTCTCGATCAGCATCCGGATCTTGCGGGTGACCAGGTAGGACCCGCCGGTCATCCAGTCCTCCCCGTCGCCCGGCTGGGCCCATAGCTGCTCCCGGAGCAGGTCGGTCTCCTCGGCCTTGAGGTTAGCGGTGCCGTCCTTGAAGCCGAACAGGTTGCGCGGGGTGGCCTGGTCGCGCGAGGTCGACGAGGTACGCCCGAAGCCGAGCTGCGACCAGCGGACGCTGACCACACCCATGCCGATCCGGGCCAGGTTGCGGATGGCGTGCACCGCCACCTGCGGGTCGTTGGCGCAGGCCTGGACGCAGATGTCCCCGCCGGAGATCTCCGGCTGGAGCGCGTCCCCGGCGAAGTGCGGCAGGTCGGCCAGGCCGGCCGGACGCTTGCCGGCGATGCCGAACCGGTCCCGGCCCTGCGCGTCGCGGAACAGCGTCGGGCCGAAGCCGACGGTGATGGTGAGCTGCGACGGCGGCAGGCCGAGCGCCTCACCGGTGTCGTCCGGCGGGGCCTCCGGCACGCCGTCGACCGCGCCGATCAGGCCGGCGTCCTTGCCGGCGGTCATCCGGGCCGCGGCGGCGGTCCACTCCTGGAGGAGCTCGACCAGCTTCGCCCGGTCCTTGGTGATCACGTCGAACGCGACGAAATGCAGCCGGTCCTGGGCCGGGGTGGTGATGCCGGCCTGGTGCTCGCCGTGGAACGGCACCGCCCCGGCGGCCACGTCGTTCGCCGCGGCCTGGTCGCCGCCGCGGACCAGGGCGGTGGCCCCGGCCGCCACCCCGGCCACGCCGGCGACGCCGACCCCGGCCAGGGTGATGGCCCGCCGCCGGGACAGGCTGGTCCCGCGCGACGCCGGCGCGGTGCTCGGCTCGCTCATCGCGTCACCTCCGGTCCCGGTCGTCATCGCGTGACGGCCGCGGCCACCTTGCTGACCGGCTCGGCCAGCGCGTTGATGCTGTCCGACAGTTCCTTCAGCTCGGCCTTGCTGAGCTGGGTGTGCAGCTTCCAGCCGTCACCGGCCCGGTGCTTGCCGAGCGTGGTCTCGACGTTGGCGAACTCGGTGTCGAGCTGCTTGACCAGCTCGGGCGCGCGCTGCTCGAGGGCCGGACGCAGCGCGGCGATGGCCGCCTTCGAGCCCTCCAGGTTGGCGTTGAAGTCCCAGAGGTCGGTGTGCGAGTACCGCTCCTCCTCACCGGTGATCTTGCCGCTGGCGACCTCGTCGAGGAGCGCCTTGGCGCCGTTGGCGAGCTGCAGTGGGGTGAGCTTCTCGGCGTTGGCCTTGGCCACGATCGCCTTGACGTCGATGAGGAGCTGGTCGGCGATGGCGCCGTCCTTGCTGACGTCGCCGGTGGTCCACAGGTCCTTCTCGATCCGGTGGAAGCCGGTGAACTGCATGCCCTCCTCGACGACCTCCTCGCGGCCGTCGATCTTCGGGTCGAGGTCGCCGAAGCTCTCCGCGACCGGCTCGATCCGCTCCCAGTAGGTGCGGGCCACCGGGTAGAGCGCCTTGGCCTTGGCCACGTCGTTGGCCTTGACCGCGGCGACGAACTCCTCGGTCTTGGTCAGCAGCGCGGCGGTCTGGCTGTTGACGTAGCGCTGGTAGCTGTCGGTGGCCTGGCTGAGCACGGCGTCCGGCGCCACGGACGCGGCGGTGCCGCTGACCTTCAGCGCGCCCCGGATGCCCCGGCCGCTCATCCCCGGCTTGCAGGCCGTCTCGTACGTCCCGGCGGGCAGCTCGACGTGCAGCTCGCGGCTGAGCCCCGGGGCGATGTTCTCCACCTCGCCCATCACCCGGTCGCCGGCGGCGTAGACGTAGAACTCATTGACCTTCGACCCGGAGTTGGTGATCTTGAAGGTCACCTGGCCGGCGTCGATCGCGGTGCTGCCGACCTCGCAGGCGCTGTCGGTGGCCTTCACGACGATCGGCCCGCCGGCCGTCGCGTCCGGCTTGTCGTCACCGCCGCCGCACCCGGCGAGGCCGGCGACGGCGAGCATCCCGGCGGCGGCGGGCACGACGAATCGAGTGGTACGCATCGGTGCTGGGTCTCCTCAGGAAACGGGCGGTCAGGCGCGCTGCGGCGTGGTAGCCGGGGCGTCGGTGGCGGTCGGCTCGACGGGCTTGGCCGCCTCGGCCGGGGTTCCGGCAGACTCGGCGGCCGCGGGAGTGCGCTCGGCGTCGGCCGCCGGGGCGGCAGGGGCGGTCGGCGCAGCGGGGGTGGTGGCCGGCTTGGCGGGGGCGGCCGGCTTGCGCAGGAAGAGCAGCAGCACCGGCACCCCGTACGCCACCCAGGCCACCACCTCGAGCACGCTGGGCGTGGCGGTGATGTTGAACATGCCGCTGAGCAGGGCCGAGTACCAGGCGCTCGGGTCGAGGACCGAGGAGATGTCGAAGGCGTGGTTGTTCAGGCCGGGCAGCACGCCGGCCTCCTGGAAGTCGTGCACGCCGTACTTGAAGATGCCGGCCGCGACCAGGATCAGCAGCGCGCCGGTCCAGGTGAAGAACTTGCTCAGGTTGAGCTTCAGGGCGCTGCGGTAGAGCAGGAAGCCGACCACCACGGCGGTGGCAATGCCACCGACCAGGGCGAGAATGGCGTTGCGGCCGGCGCCACCGGCCGTGCTCTGTGCCGCCGAGTAGAAGATCAGCGCGGTCTCCAGGCCTTCCCGGATGACCGCGAGGAAGGCCATGCCCATCACCGCGAACGCGCCGACGGCCAGGGCGTCGGACAGCTTGCCCCGCAGCTCACCGGCGATGCTCCGGGCGGCCTTGCGCATCCAGAAGATCATCCAGGTGACGAAGACGACGGCGGCCACGGAGGTGATGGCGTCGAAGAGTTCGCGCGACTCCGAGGTCTGTAGCAGCGAGGTCGAGGTGTACTCGATCAGCCAGCCGAAAAGCACCGACAGCGTCACGGCCGCACCGACGCCGAGCCAGACGTGCGGCAGCCGGTTACGCCGGTCCGACTTGACGAGGAACGCGACCAGGATGCTGACCACCAGGGTCGCTTCCAGGCCTTCCCGCAGGCCGATCAGGTACGTGGCGAACATCGGTACTCCGTGGTTAGTTAGGCACGCCTCAGTTAACTTAGGGCAGCCATACCTTCCTCCCGATCCGACGGCACGTCAAGTTGTTCATGACAACGTTCACCTGGTCGTGGGGACATCTTTGCCGTCGACGCTGTGGAAAGATCCGGCAGACCCCCTCGGCAGACAGGACGACCGTGGCCGACGACCTCTTCACCCCCACCATCATCCCCACCGCGTACGTCGACGAGCGGCGGCCACCCTGGCGGCCCGGCTCGCTGGTCTATCCGGCGATCTTCGGCGGGGTGCTCGCCGGCACCACGCTGGCGTTGATCAACGCCAGCCGGCTCCGGCTGCCGACCCGGGCCACCCTGGCGATCGCCGGCACCGGACTGGTCGCCCTCGTCGCCCGGGTGCTGGTCACGGTGACGCTGCTCGACGGGCGCGTCTCCGGAACGGGTCGGCTCGTCGGGGCGCTCTGCGGCGCCCTGGTCGGGACCGTGGCCCACCTGGCGCAGCGGAGCCGGTTCCGCACCTGGGAGATGCGTGGCGGCGAGCCGGCCTCGCTGGTGAAGGCGGGCATCGCGGCGGCGCTCGGGCTCGGCATCCTCGAGGGCCTGATCATCGTGCTGGTGGGGGCCCGGTGACCGTCGTCCCCGAGCAGCAGTTCGCGCGGGTGGTCGCGCTGCTTGAGACGAGCCGGCCCGAGCAGGCGCTGGCCGAGTTGGGCCGGCTGGGCGGGCCGGCGGCCACCGATCGGCTGGCGTACCGGTTGCGGGCCGTGGCGCTGAGCGAGCTGGAACGCTGGGACGAGGTCGCCGAGACGGCCCGGCGCGGGCTGGCCGAGGTCGGGCCGGACGCCGAACTGCTCGGCCGGCTGGGCCGGGCGCTGCGCGAGCAGGGTGCGCTCGCCCCCGCGGAGCGGGCGCTGCTCGACGCGCTGGCCCTCGAACCGGAGGACCCCTGGCTCCTCTGCCAGTACGCCGACCTCTGCACCTCCGTCGGCCAGACGGACAAGGCCGGCCGGTTGCTCGATCGGGCCGCCGCCCTGGCGCCGGACGCGCCGGCCGTCCACGCCACCCGCGTCCAGCTCGCGTACGCCCGCGGCGACGACCGGGAAGCCGAGCGGGCCGCCCGGGAGTTCCTCGGCCAGCACCCGGACCACCCGGTGGCGCTGGCCATGCACGGCAGCATGGCCGTGACGGCCGGTCGGGTCGGCGAGGCGCACCGCTCGTTCGGCCGGGCGGTGGCGCACGACCCGGGTGACGCCGACTATGCCGAGGCGGCCTGGGAGTCCCGGGTCTACGCCCACCCGCTGCTGCTCCCGCTGCGCCCGCTCTACCGGCTCGGTATCCGGCTGTGGCTGCTCGCGGCGGCCAGCATCGCCGTGCTCAACCTGGCCGGACTGCAGGTCGCGGCGTTCGTCGTGGCGGTGACCTGGTTGCTCTACTGCGTCTGGTCGTGGGTCGCGCCGCCCCTGGTCCGCCGCCTGGTACGCGGCCGGTGGCGGGCATGAGGGGCCTGCTGCCCTGGCTCGCCGTGCTGGCGTTGGTGCTGCTGCTCGGCGCGCTGCGGCTGCGTCCGCTGGCCACCGCCGTGTCGCTGGCCTGGCTGGCCTGGTGCGTCTGGACCTGGATCCGCCCCACCCGACGCGGCCGGGACTGAGCCGCACGGCGCCGGAAAAACGGGACCGGGCCGACCGCGCTCGCGGCCGACCCGGTCCCGGTGTGTCGGTCAGTACCGGTAGTGCTCCGGCTTGAACGGACCCTCCTGCGCCACGCCGAGGTACGCGGCCTGCTCCTTGCTCAGGGTGGTCAGCTTGGCGCCGAGCGCGTCCAGGTGCAGCCGGGCGACCTTCTCGTCCAGGTGCTTGGGGAGCACGTACACGCCGACCGGGTACTCGTCGGTCTTGGTGTAGAGCTCGATCTGGGCGATGGTCTGGTTGGCGAACGAGTTCGACATCACGAAGCTCGGGTGACCGGTGGCGTTGCCCAGGTTCAGCAGGCGGCCCTCGGAGAGCACGATGATGGCGTGGCCGTCGGCGAACCGCCACACGTCGACCTGCGGCTTGATGTTCTCCCGGGTGACGTCCGAACGCTTCGCCAGGCCGGCCATGTCGATCTCGTTGTCGAAGTGGCCGATGTTGCCGACGATGGCCTGGTGCTTCATCCGGGCCATGTGCTCGTTGGTGATGACGTCGAAGCAGCCGGTCGCGGTGATGAAGATGTCCGCCTGCTCGACCACGTCGTCCAGGGTGGCGACCTGGTAGCCGTCCATCGCCGCCTGGAGCGCGCAGATCGGGTCGACCTCGGTCACCACGACCCGGGCACCCTGGCCGCGCAGCGACTCGGCGCAGCCCTTGCCCACGTCGCCGTAGCCGAGCACGACGGCCATCTTGCCGCCGATCAGCACGTCGGTGGCCCGGTTGATGCCGTCGATGAGCGAGTGCCGGCAGCCGTACTTGTTGTCGAACTTGCTCTTGGTCACCGAATCGTTGACGTTGATGGCCGGGAAGAGCAGGGTGCCGGCGCGGTGCATCTCGTAGAGCCGGTGCACGCCGGTGGTGGTCTCCTCGGTCACGCCCTTGATGCCGGCGGCGATCCGGGTCCAGCGCTGGCCGTCCTCGGCGAGCGAGCGGTGCAGCAGCTTGAGGATGACCGCGTACTCCTCGGAGTCGGCGGACTCGACCGGCGGCACGACGCCGGCCTTCTCGAACTCGGCGCCCTTGTGGACGAGCAGGGTGGCGTCACCACCGTCGTCGAGGATCATGTTGGGGCCCTGACCGTCGGGCCAGTTCAGCACCTGCTCGGTGCACCACCAGTACTCCTCCAGGCTCTCGCCCTTCCAGGCGTAGACCGGCACGCCGGCCGGGGACTCGGGGGTGCCGTTCGGGCCGACGACGATCGCGGCGGCGGCGTGGTCCTGGGTGGAGAAGATGTTGCAGGACGCCCAGCGGACCTGCGCGCCGAGCGCGACCAGGGTCTCGATCAGGACGGCGGTCTGGATGGTCATGTGCAGGGAGCCGGTGATGCGGGCGCCGGCCAGCGGCTGCGCGTCGGCGAACTCGCGCCGGATCGCCATAAGGCCGGGCATCTCGTGCTCGGCGAGCTGGATCTCCTTGCGCCCGAACGCGGCGAGCGACAGATCCGCCACCTTGTAGTCGCCCTCGGCGAGGGTGCTCGGCCGGGCGCCGGACGACGCGCCGCTGGGGGCCGCCGGGAGGGTGCTGGTCATGGAAGCTCCTGTCGGACGAAGTGCTGCGCAGCCTTCCACCTTACGCGCGCGGGCCCGTCGGTCCGTGGCCGGTCGGCGGATGGCGTACGACCCGGTCGGCGGACAGCGCACGGGGCGGTCGGTCGTGAACGGACTCTCCGTCCACGGCCCGGCCGCCCCGTGCATCCCCCCGGTTTGGTTCCGCGCGTTACCGGACCTTCGTCGCGACAACGCTGCGTACCCATAGAGTCACACTCGGCCCAGAGCGTGTCAAGCTATTTCGGAAAAGTCCGACTTGCGACGTGAGTCAGACTGACCCTCGGTTCAGCTCAGGCCGGAGGTGGCCACGTACGCCTCGCCCGCACCGCCGAAGACCAGCGCGCCGCCGGCCGCGGTGCCCACCGCCGCCTGCCCCGGCCCCAGGGTGACCGTCCCCACCCCGTCGTCCACGGTGAGCTGGCCGGCCCGGCAGAGCACCACCCGCGGGCCCGGCAGCGCCAGCCGCACCTCCGGACCGCCGGGCGTCACCTCGACCCGGTGCAGGGCGAAATCCTCGATCGGCACCGGCCAGGTCACCACCCCCGGCGCCACCGGCACCGCGCGGACCACCGGCTCGTCGAGCACCTCGAACCGCAGCACCCGCAGCAGCTCGTCCACGTCGATCCGCTTCGGCGTCAGGCCACCGCGCAGCACGTTGTCGCTGGCCGCCATGATCTCCACGCCGGTGCCCCGCAGGTAGGCGTGCAGGTTGCCGGCGGGCATCCAGATCGCCTCGCCCGGCGCCAGCCGGACATGGTGCAGCAACAGTGCCACCAGCACCCCCGGGTCGCCCGGGTAGTCGACCGCCAGCGCGCGGGCCAGCACGGCCTCCGGGCCGGCGGCGTCCGCCGAGAGCACGCCTGCCACCAGCCCGGCGCGCTCCGCCTCCGGCCAGCTCAACAGCAGGCGTACGGCCTCCCGCAGCCCGGCCGGCCCGGCGCGCAGCGCCGCCACCACCGGCTCCAACGCGGGTACGCCGAACGCCGCGAGCGCCGCCGCCGACACGGCCGGATCACGGAAGCCGCACAGCGCCTCGAACTCGCTCAACGCGACCAGCAGCTCCGGTTTGTGGTACGGGTCGACGTAGTTGACCCGGTCCACGTCCGCCGCGTACCCGGCCCGGGCCTGGTCGGCGTCCGGGTGCGCCTGCAGGCTCAGCGGGGCGTCCGCCGCGAGCACCTTGAGCAGGAACGGCAGGCGGGTGCCGAACCGGCCGACCAGCCGCTCGCCCAGCCAGTGCGCCGGCTCGGCGAGCAGCAGGTCGGTGAGGTCCACCGGGCTGCCGTCCCGATCCACCGTGGCCGGGGCACCCGGGTGGGCGCCGAGCCACAGCTCGGCCTCCGGCCCGGCGCTCGGCACCGGGCGCCCCTGCAGCTCGGCGATCGCCGTCCGGGAACCCCAGGCGTAGTCCCGGATCCGGCCCTGCAGCAGCTCCACCATCAGCTCCCGGGCCGTCCGGACGCCTCGTCGGGCTCCGGCCGTTCACCGCTGGCGACCTCCGGCGACGGCACCGCGGTGTGCGAGGCGGCACCGGTGCCCGCCCGGTCCGCCGCCGCGCTGTAGATGTCCGGCTCCAGGTAGATGACCTGGGCGATCGGGACCGCGGTGCGGATCCGCGCCTCGACGGCGTTGATGCCCCGGGCCAGATCCTCGGCCGTGTCGCAGGGCGACACCGCGATCTTCGCGGCCACCATCAGCTCCTCCGGCCCCAGGTAGAGCGTCTTCATGTGGATGATCCGCTCCACCTCCGGGCCGTCCGTGACGGCCCGCTCGATCGCGGCCACCTCGGTCGCCTCGGCGCCCTCGCCGAGCAGCAGGCTCTTCGTCTCGATGGCCAGGGTGATCGCGATGATCACCAGCAGCACGCCGATCATCGCGGTGCCGGCGGCATCCCAGATGCCGTTGCCGGTGATCAGGGTCATCCCCACCCCGAACAGCGCGAAGACCAGACCGATCAGCGCACCGAAGTCCTCCAGCAGCACCACCGGCAGCTCGGGCGCCTTGGCCCGGCGGATGAACCGCAGCCAGGACTGGTTGCCGCGGATGTGGTTGGAC
This sequence is a window from Micromonospora sp. NBRC 110009. Protein-coding genes within it:
- the manA gene encoding mannose-6-phosphate isomerase, class I produces the protein MELLQGRIRDYAWGSRTAIAELQGRPVPSAGPEAELWLGAHPGAPATVDRDGSPVDLTDLLLAEPAHWLGERLVGRFGTRLPFLLKVLAADAPLSLQAHPDADQARAGYAADVDRVNYVDPYHKPELLVALSEFEALCGFRDPAVSAAALAAFGVPALEPVVAALRAGPAGLREAVRLLLSWPEAERAGLVAGVLSADAAGPEAVLARALAVDYPGDPGVLVALLLHHVRLAPGEAIWMPAGNLHAYLRGTGVEIMAASDNVLRGGLTPKRIDVDELLRVLRFEVLDEPVVRAVPVAPGVVTWPVPIEDFALHRVEVTPGGPEVRLALPGPRVVLCRAGQLTVDDGVGTVTLGPGQAAVGTAAGGALVFGGAGEAYVATSGLS
- the efeB gene encoding iron uptake transporter deferrochelatase/peroxidase subunit; this translates as MSEPSTAPASRGTSLSRRRAITLAGVGVAGVAGVAAGATALVRGGDQAAANDVAAGAVPFHGEHQAGITTPAQDRLHFVAFDVITKDRAKLVELLQEWTAAAARMTAGKDAGLIGAVDGVPEAPPDDTGEALGLPPSQLTITVGFGPTLFRDAQGRDRFGIAGKRPAGLADLPHFAGDALQPEISGGDICVQACANDPQVAVHAIRNLARIGMGVVSVRWSQLGFGRTSSTSRDQATPRNLFGFKDGTANLKAEETDLLREQLWAQPGDGEDWMTGGSYLVTRKIRMLIETWDRSPLAEQEQIVGRTKGSGAPLGKRAEFDEPDFAAKGDDAEPVIPETAHVRLAHPNQNNGAHLLRRGYNFVDGSDGLGRLDAGLFFIAYQRDPRKQFVPIQTRLSRNDAMNEYLRHVSSGIFACPPGVRDAADWWGRALFS
- the ahcY gene encoding adenosylhomocysteinase, whose translation is MTSTLPAAPSGASSGARPSTLAEGDYKVADLSLAAFGRKEIQLAEHEMPGLMAIRREFADAQPLAGARITGSLHMTIQTAVLIETLVALGAQVRWASCNIFSTQDHAAAAIVVGPNGTPESPAGVPVYAWKGESLEEYWWCTEQVLNWPDGQGPNMILDDGGDATLLVHKGAEFEKAGVVPPVESADSEEYAVILKLLHRSLAEDGQRWTRIAAGIKGVTEETTTGVHRLYEMHRAGTLLFPAINVNDSVTKSKFDNKYGCRHSLIDGINRATDVLIGGKMAVVLGYGDVGKGCAESLRGQGARVVVTEVDPICALQAAMDGYQVATLDDVVEQADIFITATGCFDVITNEHMARMKHQAIVGNIGHFDNEIDMAGLAKRSDVTRENIKPQVDVWRFADGHAIIVLSEGRLLNLGNATGHPSFVMSNSFANQTIAQIELYTKTDEYPVGVYVLPKHLDEKVARLHLDALGAKLTTLSKEQAAYLGVAQEGPFKPEHYRY
- the efeO gene encoding iron uptake system protein EfeO encodes the protein MRTTRFVVPAAAGMLAVAGLAGCGGGDDKPDATAGGPIVVKATDSACEVGSTAIDAGQVTFKITNSGSKVNEFYVYAAGDRVMGEVENIAPGLSRELHVELPAGTYETACKPGMSGRGIRGALKVSGTAASVAPDAVLSQATDSYQRYVNSQTAALLTKTEEFVAAVKANDVAKAKALYPVARTYWERIEPVAESFGDLDPKIDGREEVVEEGMQFTGFHRIEKDLWTTGDVSKDGAIADQLLIDVKAIVAKANAEKLTPLQLANGAKALLDEVASGKITGEEERYSHTDLWDFNANLEGSKAAIAALRPALEQRAPELVKQLDTEFANVETTLGKHRAGDGWKLHTQLSKAELKELSDSINALAEPVSKVAAAVTR
- the efeU gene encoding iron uptake transporter permease EfeU, which encodes MFATYLIGLREGLEATLVVSILVAFLVKSDRRNRLPHVWLGVGAAVTLSVLFGWLIEYTSTSLLQTSESRELFDAITSVAAVVFVTWMIFWMRKAARSIAGELRGKLSDALAVGAFAVMGMAFLAVIREGLETALIFYSAAQSTAGGAGRNAILALVGGIATAVVVGFLLYRSALKLNLSKFFTWTGALLILVAAGIFKYGVHDFQEAGVLPGLNNHAFDISSVLDPSAWYSALLSGMFNITATPSVLEVVAWVAYGVPVLLLFLRKPAAPAKPATTPAAPTAPAAPAADAERTPAAAESAGTPAEAAKPVEPTATDAPATTPQRA
- a CDS encoding tetratricopeptide repeat protein gives rise to the protein MTVVPEQQFARVVALLETSRPEQALAELGRLGGPAATDRLAYRLRAVALSELERWDEVAETARRGLAEVGPDAELLGRLGRALREQGALAPAERALLDALALEPEDPWLLCQYADLCTSVGQTDKAGRLLDRAAALAPDAPAVHATRVQLAYARGDDREAERAAREFLGQHPDHPVALAMHGSMAVTAGRVGEAHRSFGRAVAHDPGDADYAEAAWESRVYAHPLLLPLRPLYRLGIRLWLLAAASIAVLNLAGLQVAAFVVAVTWLLYCVWSWVAPPLVRRLVRGRWRA
- a CDS encoding cation diffusion facilitator family transporter, whose protein sequence is MSANGGTKAIIAALAANIGIAVTKFIAFLLTGSSSMLAESIHSVADSGNQGLLLLGGRRAKREATPEHPFGYGRERYIYAFIVAIVLFSLGGLFALYEAYHKAQHPEPITSWQWVPVAVLVIAIVMEGFSFRTAIMESNHIRGNQSWLRFIRRAKAPELPVVLLEDFGALIGLVFALFGVGMTLITGNGIWDAAGTAMIGVLLVIIAITLAIETKSLLLGEGAEATEVAAIERAVTDGPEVERIIHMKTLYLGPEELMVAAKIAVSPCDTAEDLARGINAVEARIRTAVPIAQVIYLEPDIYSAAADRAGTGAASHTAVPSPEVASGERPEPDEASGRPGS